The Chitinophagales bacterium genome has a segment encoding these proteins:
- a CDS encoding GrpB family protein has protein sequence MIITITIEPYNANWKYLFDAEAKLLQNNLANYNTTIEHIGSTAVVGLGAKPIIDIMLGLQNFNSIHEIIKVLEALNYNYIAEYDKIIPERRFLRKIQNNISTHHLHIVETDSPFWKRHLFFRDYLRNNEATRDAYYKLKVALSKKTWKDGNEYANAKSDFIRKIENINNSL, from the coding sequence ATAATCATAACAATAACTATTGAACCATATAATGCTAATTGGAAGTATCTATTTGATGCTGAAGCAAAACTACTTCAAAACAATTTAGCCAATTACAATACTACTATTGAACATATAGGAAGTACTGCTGTTGTTGGTTTGGGTGCAAAACCTATTATAGACATTATGCTTGGACTTCAAAACTTTAATTCCATTCATGAAATTATAAAAGTGCTAGAAGCATTAAACTACAATTACATTGCTGAGTATGACAAAATTATTCCAGAAAGAAGGTTTTTACGAAAAATACAAAACAATATAAGCACACATCATTTGCATATAGTAGAAACCGATAGTCCTTTTTGGAAAAGACATCTCTTTTTTAGAGATTACTTACGCAATAATGAAGCCACTAGAGATGCATACTACAAATTAAAAGTAGCATTATCTAAAAAAACATGGAAAGATGGTAACGAATACGCCAATGCAAAATCTGATTTTATTAGAAAGATAGAAAATATAAATAATAGTCTTTAA
- a CDS encoding pyridoxal-phosphate dependent enzyme — MQIYNNILDTIGNTPIVKLNKITHHIPATVCVKLEYTNPGNSIKDRMALKMIEDAEKDGRLKAGGTIIECTSGNTGMGLAIAAVVKGYKCIFTSNDKQSKEKFDILRAFGAEVIVCPTNVAADDPQSYYSVAAKLAKEIPNSVWLNQYDNLSNRQAHYEQTGPEIWQQTDGKITHLVVGIGTGGTITGTSKYLKEQNPNVKSWGIDTYGSILKQYHETGTFNPDEIHSYITEGIGEDIIPKNYDFSLIDFIEKVTDKDAALMQRRMAQEEGLFVGNSAGAAVQGLLQLHEQFPLTKDDLVIIIVHDHGSRYVGKFFNDDWMREKGLLD; from the coding sequence ATGCAAATCTATAACAATATATTAGACACTATTGGAAATACTCCTATTGTAAAGTTAAATAAGATAACGCATCATATTCCTGCTACGGTTTGCGTAAAATTAGAATATACCAATCCAGGAAATTCTATTAAAGACCGAATGGCTTTAAAAATGATTGAAGATGCAGAAAAAGATGGTCGTTTAAAAGCTGGTGGTACTATTATAGAGTGTACTAGTGGCAATACTGGAATGGGTTTGGCAATTGCGGCAGTAGTAAAAGGTTATAAATGTATTTTTACTTCAAACGATAAACAATCTAAAGAAAAGTTTGATATACTTAGAGCTTTTGGTGCAGAAGTTATTGTTTGTCCAACTAATGTAGCAGCAGATGATCCACAGTCCTATTATTCTGTAGCAGCTAAATTAGCTAAAGAAATTCCAAATTCAGTTTGGTTAAATCAGTATGATAACTTATCGAATAGACAAGCACATTACGAGCAAACTGGTCCAGAAATTTGGCAACAAACCGATGGCAAAATTACTCACTTAGTAGTTGGAATTGGAACTGGTGGAACAATTACTGGTACTAGTAAATATTTAAAAGAGCAGAATCCCAATGTAAAATCTTGGGGAATAGATACTTATGGTTCTATCTTAAAACAATATCACGAAACAGGAACATTTAATCCAGATGAAATTCATAGTTATATTACAGAAGGCATTGGCGAAGATATCATTCCTAAGAACTACGATTTTTCTTTGATTGATTTTATTGAAAAAGTAACTGACAAAGATGCTGCTTTAATGCAACGCAGAATGGCACAAGAAGAAGGTCTTTTTGTAGGCAACTCTGCTGGTGCAGCAGTACAAGGTTTATTACAATTGCATGAGCAGTTTCCTTTAACTAAAGATGATTTAGTGATTATTATAGTACACGATCATGGTTCTAGATATGTAGGCAAATTTTTTAATGACGACTGGATGCGAGAAAAAGGTCTGCTAGATTAA
- a CDS encoding bifunctional nuclease family protein — protein MKKVLLEVLDVSHGYTERGSYAVVLGEKNGNKRLPIVIGVFEAQAIMIAIEKLTSPRPLTHDLYKTTLEQFDISIKEVVIDNLMEGVFYAKLIASNQEHTVEIDSRTSDAIAIALRFDCPIFIYDNILNNAGIVLIEEEKLAPSTPEEEYLEQKKKQNELSAYSIKELEALIDEAIENEEFERAAQLRDEINSRS, from the coding sequence ATGAAAAAGGTGTTATTAGAAGTCTTAGATGTATCACATGGTTATACTGAAAGAGGTTCGTATGCAGTGGTGTTAGGCGAAAAAAATGGTAATAAACGACTACCTATTGTTATTGGTGTTTTTGAAGCCCAAGCAATTATGATTGCAATAGAAAAACTTACATCACCACGACCTTTAACACATGATTTATACAAAACAACTCTCGAACAATTTGATATTTCTATAAAAGAAGTTGTTATTGATAATTTAATGGAAGGTGTTTTTTATGCCAAACTAATTGCTAGTAATCAAGAACATACAGTTGAAATAGATTCAAGAACTTCTGATGCCATTGCTATTGCATTACGATTTGATTGTCCTATTTTTATATATGATAATATTTTAAATAACGCAGGAATTGTTTTAATTGAAGAAGAAAAATTAGCACCAAGCACACCAGAAGAAGAATACTTAGAGCAAAAGAAAAAACAAAATGAGTTAAGTGCTTATTCTATTAAAGAGTTAGAAGCACTTATAGATGAAGCTATAGAAAATGAAGAGTTTGAAAGAGCAGCTCAATTGCGTGATGAAATTAATAGCAGATCGTAA